A single Natrinema pellirubrum DSM 15624 DNA region contains:
- the rnz gene encoding ribonuclease Z, producing MPLRVTFLGTAGAIPTTDRNPSSVFVAREGEELLFDAGEGTQRQMMRFGTGFSVSQLFVTHCHGDHVLGIPGLLQTMAFNDRDEPLAIHTPHGTRGQIKGLINALGNRPSFPVRINEVGDGDVAYRADEYEVRAFGTDHDTRSVGYALLEDDRKGRFDRERAEELGVPVGPKFSRLHEGESVELEDGTVVDPEQVVGDSRPGRSIVYTGDTRPTEATIEVADDPDLLIHDATFADDRADRAAETAHATARQAAEIANRAGADRLALLHLSSRYAGYTADHEEQAREVFAGDPDAVFVPDDGDALEIPYPDGDET from the coding sequence ATGCCACTGCGCGTGACGTTTCTGGGGACGGCCGGGGCGATCCCGACGACCGACCGGAATCCAAGCAGCGTCTTCGTCGCCCGCGAGGGCGAGGAGTTGCTGTTCGACGCCGGCGAAGGGACACAGCGCCAGATGATGCGCTTCGGTACGGGGTTTTCCGTCTCGCAGCTATTCGTCACGCACTGTCACGGCGATCACGTCCTCGGGATCCCGGGGCTGCTCCAGACGATGGCGTTCAACGACCGGGACGAGCCGCTGGCGATCCACACCCCCCACGGGACGCGCGGGCAGATCAAGGGCCTGATCAACGCGCTCGGAAACCGCCCCTCGTTTCCCGTGCGGATCAACGAAGTCGGGGACGGCGACGTCGCCTACCGCGCCGACGAGTACGAGGTCCGCGCGTTCGGAACCGATCACGACACCCGCTCGGTCGGCTACGCGCTCCTCGAGGACGACCGCAAGGGCCGGTTCGACCGCGAGCGCGCCGAGGAACTCGGTGTCCCCGTCGGCCCGAAGTTCTCACGACTCCACGAGGGCGAGTCGGTCGAACTCGAGGACGGCACCGTCGTCGACCCCGAACAGGTCGTCGGTGACTCCCGCCCCGGTCGGTCGATCGTCTACACCGGCGACACCCGCCCGACCGAGGCGACGATCGAGGTCGCCGACGACCCCGACCTCCTGATCCACGACGCCACCTTCGCCGATGACCGCGCCGACCGCGCGGCCGAGACCGCCCACGCCACTGCGAGACAGGCCGCCGAGATCGCGAACCGGGCGGGTGCGGACCGGCTCGCACTGCTGCATCTGTCCTCGCGTTACGCCGGCTACACCGCTGATCACGAGGAGCAAGCCCGCGAGGTCTTCGCGGGCGACCCCGACGCCGTGTTCGTCCCCGACGACGGGGACGCGCTCGAGATTCCGTACCCCGACGGCGACGAGACGTGA
- a CDS encoding DUF7282 domain-containing protein, giving the protein MSPQLTFGTVKRIGAILLAIAIVLAAGIVVGQAPAIFGVEEDPEASITFEDQQGNGTAVTIREVSLSEGGYVVVTDGSDEPLAVSNRLEAGTHENVTVERADDATRELVGQLTATVHRDTADQEGYAYGETDGEEDQPYLEAGFPVSDTATVTTSEEDALSDSFAVESIDAPASATTNETIRVNATIRNPTEFQTQQPVEVRIDGAVFERQILELEGGESRTVTFETDTSGAPPGERTIGIYTDADGAVSTIDLEFHTEPSVSVADGTTESVTVAAAIPERGFVAVEDNGSVVGTSDQLEPGEHENVTIDLSDDASIDEDDDLTAALYAGSPADADAASPIEFEGEPVETTFTIAQAGGGADDGDGNESDGG; this is encoded by the coding sequence ATGAGCCCGCAACTGACGTTCGGCACGGTAAAGCGGATCGGCGCGATCTTGCTCGCGATCGCGATCGTCCTCGCCGCCGGGATCGTGGTCGGGCAGGCTCCCGCCATCTTCGGCGTCGAGGAGGATCCCGAGGCGTCGATCACGTTCGAGGACCAACAGGGCAACGGCACCGCGGTCACCATCCGTGAGGTCTCCCTCTCCGAGGGCGGCTACGTCGTCGTCACCGACGGCAGCGACGAGCCGCTTGCGGTCTCGAACCGGCTCGAGGCCGGCACTCACGAGAACGTCACCGTCGAACGCGCCGACGACGCGACTCGCGAACTCGTCGGCCAGCTGACGGCGACGGTCCACCGGGATACCGCGGACCAGGAGGGATACGCCTACGGCGAGACCGACGGCGAGGAGGACCAGCCCTACCTCGAGGCCGGGTTCCCGGTCAGCGACACCGCGACGGTGACCACGAGCGAGGAAGACGCACTGAGCGATTCCTTCGCCGTCGAATCGATCGACGCGCCGGCGTCGGCGACGACCAACGAGACGATCCGGGTGAACGCGACGATCCGCAACCCGACCGAGTTCCAGACCCAACAGCCCGTCGAGGTCCGCATCGACGGCGCGGTCTTCGAACGGCAGATCCTGGAACTCGAGGGTGGCGAGTCCCGAACCGTCACCTTCGAGACCGATACGAGCGGCGCGCCGCCGGGCGAGCGGACGATCGGAATCTACACCGACGCCGACGGCGCGGTCTCGACGATCGACCTCGAGTTCCACACTGAGCCGAGCGTTTCCGTCGCCGATGGCACCACCGAGAGCGTGACGGTCGCCGCGGCGATCCCCGAACGAGGATTCGTCGCCGTCGAAGACAACGGGTCGGTGGTCGGTACGAGTGACCAGCTCGAGCCGGGCGAACACGAGAACGTGACGATCGATCTCTCGGACGACGCGTCGATCGACGAAGACGACGACCTGACGGCCGCCCTCTACGCGGGGAGCCCGGCCGACGCCGACGCGGCGTCGCCGATCGAGTTCGAGGGCGAACCGGTCGAGACGACGTTTACGATCGCGCAGGCGGGGGGCGGTGCGGACGACGGCGACGGAAACGAGTCCGACGGCGGGTAG
- a CDS encoding AAA family ATPase, whose translation MDAPLWTEIHAPELAELPQDDAREYLERAVEEPINLLLQGPPGSGKTAAARALAREAHDDPDNDFVEINVADFFGRTKTEIKNDPRFEHFLVGRSSMSKRDMINHVLKESASYAPVSGGYTTILLDNAEDVREDFQQALRRIMEQHHRTTQFIIGTRQPTKLIPPIRSRCFPVSFPSPTSEEIVTVLERIVEREGVDYDADGLEFVAGYADGNLRQAILAAQTTVEDAGELTMSAAYETLGEVGLEDEIESMLDDAEAGDFTDARSTLDDLLVDEGLDGNEVLEAILRIARKRYQGEQLAEIHRLAADVDFEMHEGTSDRLHVSGLLAELGRDA comes from the coding sequence ATGGACGCGCCGCTGTGGACCGAGATCCACGCCCCGGAGCTGGCCGAGTTGCCACAGGACGACGCTCGCGAGTACTTGGAGCGAGCCGTCGAGGAGCCGATCAACCTCCTCCTGCAGGGCCCACCCGGGAGCGGGAAGACCGCCGCGGCGCGCGCACTGGCCCGCGAGGCCCACGACGATCCGGACAACGACTTCGTCGAGATCAACGTCGCCGACTTCTTCGGGCGGACCAAGACCGAGATCAAGAACGATCCGCGGTTCGAACACTTCCTCGTCGGCCGATCCTCGATGTCCAAACGGGACATGATCAACCACGTCCTCAAGGAGTCCGCGAGCTACGCGCCCGTTTCGGGCGGGTACACCACTATTTTGCTCGACAACGCCGAGGACGTCCGCGAGGACTTCCAGCAGGCCCTGCGCCGGATCATGGAGCAACACCACCGGACGACGCAGTTTATCATCGGGACGCGCCAGCCCACCAAGCTCATCCCGCCGATCCGCTCGCGGTGTTTCCCCGTTTCCTTCCCCTCGCCGACCAGCGAGGAGATCGTTACCGTCCTCGAGCGGATCGTCGAGCGCGAGGGCGTCGACTACGACGCGGACGGCCTCGAGTTTGTCGCGGGCTACGCCGACGGCAACCTCCGACAGGCCATTCTCGCAGCGCAGACGACCGTCGAGGACGCGGGCGAACTCACGATGAGCGCGGCCTACGAGACCCTCGGCGAGGTCGGCCTCGAGGACGAGATCGAGTCCATGCTCGACGACGCCGAGGCCGGCGACTTTACCGACGCCCGGTCGACGCTGGACGACCTGCTCGTCGACGAGGGACTCGACGGCAACGAGGTCCTCGAGGCGATCCTTCGGATCGCTCGCAAGCGGTATCAGGGCGAGCAACTCGCCGAGATCCACCGGCTGGCGGCCGACGTCGACTTCGAGATGCACGAGGGGACCAGCGACCGACTCCACGTCTCGGGGCTGCTCGCCGAACTCGGTCGAGACGCCTGA
- the eif1A gene encoding translation initiation factor eIF-1A, with protein sequence MSDDGEGGRKNLRMPEDDEVFATVTNMLGANRVKVRCADGTERTARIPGKMQKRIWIREDDVVLVEPWDWQDEKADITWRYEKSEADQLRDEGHIQ encoded by the coding sequence ATGAGCGACGACGGCGAGGGCGGTCGGAAGAACCTCCGGATGCCCGAGGACGACGAGGTCTTCGCGACCGTCACGAACATGCTCGGGGCGAATCGAGTCAAGGTACGCTGTGCCGACGGCACCGAACGCACCGCGCGGATTCCCGGGAAGATGCAAAAACGCATCTGGATCCGTGAGGACGACGTCGTCCTCGTCGAACCCTGGGACTGGCAGGACGAGAAAGCCGACATCACCTGGCGCTACGAGAAAAGCGAAGCCGATCAGTTGCGCGACGAAGGCCATATCCAGTAG
- a CDS encoding plastocyanin/azurin family copper-binding protein: MRCPARTTRPKPRFEASSNTVEFVCEPHYYIGMRGTIEVRSGE; the protein is encoded by the coding sequence CTGAGGTGTCCAGCGCGAACGACCCGGCCTAAGCCTCGATTCGAAGCCTCGAGTAATACCGTCGAGTTCGTCTGTGAGCCCCACTACTACATCGGAATGCGGGGCACTATCGAGGTCCGAAGCGGCGAGTGA
- a CDS encoding DUF7470 family protein — translation MLKNLGALGIAGLVIVLAGIGLIAYVSPLIATGMALVVAGLGLVVKSLISGMLQNFGMF, via the coding sequence ATGCTAAAGAATCTCGGTGCGTTGGGGATCGCTGGTCTCGTGATCGTCCTCGCCGGAATCGGTCTTATCGCCTACGTGAGTCCGCTGATCGCGACCGGCATGGCCCTCGTCGTCGCGGGGCTGGGGCTGGTCGTCAAGTCCCTGATCTCCGGCATGCTCCAGAACTTCGGTATGTTCTGA
- a CDS encoding DUF460 domain-containing protein, producing MSTRTSALDAVVFGVDIQSGDVRGDAPSYALAVYDGDGVTRDVVTHRKLRRLIDDEEPAIVATDNMYELAADKDQLIHFLGSLPADTMLVQVTGAEQPEPLSRVAKRHGVPYGKDPMQEAEAAARLAAHNVGHEVSAFTDTTEVKVARGRSTGSGGWSEDRYTRRIHGSVKKRAREVESELEDANLAYEREVREAYGGFANAVFTVEARPQDIPVSRNRSGDVRVEIERERRDGIEFRPLAKRRDHVVVGIDPGTTTAVAIVSLEGEVLDVWSSRTSDTADVIEWIVERGRPVIVAADVTPMPETVEKFRRSFDAAGWTPDSDLPVDEKQHRTREQPYDNDHQRDAMAAALYAIDAHADQFERIADKLPPGIDRGKVTARVVAGEESVEAVLTDLRDDDGSENDETTEHEPRELTEEEQRIKDLERQVERLQSHVETLEGRLEDRDDRIDELESELSLARREERTQVRKDREVNRLERKATRLERERDEARETVETLEKKVERMKALWKLDHSNFSDVSAKKEGLVPVKVVEKFTKGAIREADEQYGIAGGDVVYIRDASGAGRSTAQLMAEFDPRVILKEGGLSEIADEILFEAEVPVGPADDVAMQEVDELAVAREDDVEAVIDDWHDRARERRKQRKASMVDQVISEHRAGDNEV from the coding sequence GTGAGTACCCGAACGAGTGCGCTCGATGCAGTCGTCTTCGGTGTCGACATCCAGAGCGGTGACGTACGCGGCGACGCGCCATCGTACGCACTGGCCGTCTACGACGGCGACGGCGTCACACGTGACGTCGTCACCCACCGGAAACTCCGGCGACTGATCGACGACGAGGAGCCGGCGATCGTCGCGACCGACAACATGTACGAGCTGGCCGCCGACAAGGACCAGCTCATCCACTTCCTGGGATCGCTGCCCGCCGACACCATGCTCGTTCAGGTGACGGGTGCCGAGCAACCCGAACCCCTCTCGCGGGTCGCGAAACGCCACGGCGTCCCCTACGGGAAAGACCCCATGCAGGAGGCCGAGGCCGCGGCCCGACTGGCCGCCCACAACGTCGGCCACGAGGTATCGGCATTTACCGACACGACCGAAGTCAAGGTCGCCCGCGGCCGCTCGACCGGCAGCGGCGGCTGGAGCGAGGACCGCTACACCCGCCGCATCCACGGCTCCGTCAAGAAACGGGCCCGCGAGGTCGAGTCCGAACTCGAGGACGCGAACCTCGCCTACGAGCGCGAGGTCCGGGAGGCCTACGGCGGCTTCGCAAACGCCGTCTTCACCGTCGAAGCGCGCCCACAGGACATCCCCGTCTCGCGAAACCGCTCTGGCGACGTCCGCGTCGAGATCGAACGAGAACGGCGGGACGGCATCGAGTTCCGCCCGCTCGCAAAACGGCGCGATCACGTCGTCGTCGGTATCGACCCCGGGACGACGACCGCCGTCGCCATCGTCTCCCTCGAGGGCGAGGTGTTAGACGTCTGGAGTTCACGGACCAGCGACACCGCCGACGTGATCGAGTGGATCGTCGAGCGCGGTCGGCCGGTCATCGTCGCCGCGGACGTGACGCCGATGCCCGAAACCGTCGAGAAGTTCCGGCGGAGCTTCGACGCCGCCGGCTGGACGCCCGACAGCGACCTCCCGGTCGACGAGAAGCAACACCGCACTCGCGAACAGCCCTACGACAACGACCACCAACGCGACGCGATGGCCGCCGCCCTCTACGCGATCGACGCCCACGCGGATCAGTTCGAGCGGATCGCCGACAAGCTGCCGCCGGGGATCGACCGCGGAAAGGTCACCGCCCGCGTCGTCGCCGGCGAGGAGAGCGTCGAGGCCGTCCTGACGGACCTTCGCGACGACGACGGCAGCGAGAACGACGAGACCACCGAACACGAGCCCCGTGAACTCACCGAAGAGGAGCAGCGGATCAAGGACTTGGAGCGACAGGTCGAACGGCTGCAATCACACGTCGAAACCCTCGAGGGCCGCCTCGAGGACCGGGACGACCGCATCGACGAACTCGAGTCCGAACTCTCGCTGGCCCGGCGCGAGGAACGCACGCAGGTCCGCAAGGACCGCGAGGTGAACCGCCTCGAGCGAAAGGCGACCCGTCTGGAACGCGAGCGCGACGAGGCCCGGGAGACGGTCGAGACGCTCGAGAAGAAAGTCGAGCGAATGAAGGCGCTCTGGAAGCTCGATCACTCGAACTTCAGCGACGTCTCGGCGAAGAAGGAGGGGCTGGTTCCGGTCAAGGTCGTCGAGAAGTTCACCAAGGGTGCGATCCGCGAGGCCGACGAGCAATACGGGATCGCCGGCGGCGACGTAGTCTACATCCGGGATGCCAGCGGCGCGGGTCGCTCGACGGCCCAGCTCATGGCGGAGTTCGACCCCCGTGTGATCCTCAAAGAGGGCGGCCTCTCGGAGATCGCCGACGAGATCCTCTTCGAGGCCGAGGTTCCGGTCGGCCCCGCCGACGACGTGGCGATGCAGGAAGTCGACGAACTCGCCGTCGCCCGCGAGGACGACGTCGAAGCCGTCATCGACGACTGGCACGACCGGGCCCGCGAACGACGGAAACAGCGCAAGGCCTCGATGGTCGACCAGGTGATCAGCGAACACCGGGCCGGCGACAACGAAGTGTGA
- a CDS encoding DUF6517 family protein produces the protein MALTRRRLLATGMTAGTATVAGCAGVLEDELASEAATVAPAALEETGYEERTAEEVPVERTVSRFGIERTIEARNWYAEYDRSISLAAVGLTRVQAAVVAVLSTPQVSVLGKTFNPVGDYSTDDLVALIQNRYDRLENVERVGSESVSVLGTETTLARYEARARLVSAGASLEVFLLVGEPVTHGDDFVIPVAVFPQVHGFETESGAVRTMLESLEHA, from the coding sequence ATGGCACTCACGCGTCGCCGACTGCTCGCCACGGGTATGACCGCCGGGACCGCGACCGTCGCCGGCTGTGCCGGAGTCCTCGAGGACGAACTGGCCTCGGAGGCGGCGACCGTCGCCCCGGCCGCGCTCGAGGAGACCGGGTACGAGGAACGCACCGCCGAGGAAGTGCCCGTCGAACGGACCGTGAGCCGGTTCGGGATCGAACGGACGATCGAGGCCCGGAACTGGTACGCCGAGTACGACCGCTCGATTTCGCTCGCTGCCGTCGGACTGACGCGCGTCCAGGCGGCGGTCGTCGCCGTCCTCTCGACGCCGCAGGTGTCGGTCCTCGGGAAGACGTTCAATCCCGTCGGCGACTACTCGACGGACGACCTCGTCGCGCTGATCCAGAACCGATACGACCGACTCGAGAACGTCGAGCGCGTCGGGTCGGAGTCGGTGTCGGTCCTAGGAACCGAGACGACGCTCGCACGGTACGAGGCGCGCGCACGACTCGTCAGCGCCGGCGCGTCGCTCGAGGTCTTCCTGCTGGTCGGCGAACCGGTGACCCACGGCGACGATTTCGTGATTCCCGTCGCGGTCTTCCCGCAGGTTCACGGATTC
- a CDS encoding S8 family peptidase produces MKYSRRRVLGGIGAGAVAGLVGTPASAAEFEPDTERVFVHPETGLLDGLGDLFGLIEAVGGTTLLEFDNFEFVVAEVPSAGLEELRRDDRVAFIEDDDETGIPGNWSPSLPDLLNPPDGSDCATHPDQRPSWGVERIGADGVDPNGAGVDVGILDTGIQSGHCSLSVAGGRNFTGDGPPGDYEDRHGHGTHVAGIVGALDNDRGVVGVAPDVNLHAVKVLNDDGAGRYSQLVAGIDWCLSNDVELISMSLGGKAENTSLARAIDEAHSAGHLLLCAAGNEGNDGPDSCGAETMTFPATHENVIAVTAMDEDDRLASYSSVGSAVDLLAPGTNVNSTTVDNRYAQASGTSMACPFVTGVAALVWETREEDGPGPNEPVRKILGETAETVLGTCAEGDGLVNARAALGDERATEGSDWSNGPIGGLRSLLERLVDLIAGFFEWLLGLFE; encoded by the coding sequence ATGAAATACAGCCGGCGGCGAGTACTCGGCGGTATCGGGGCCGGCGCTGTGGCCGGGCTGGTCGGCACGCCCGCGTCGGCCGCGGAGTTCGAACCCGACACCGAGCGGGTGTTCGTCCACCCCGAAACGGGGCTGCTCGACGGCCTCGGCGATCTCTTTGGGCTCATCGAGGCCGTCGGCGGAACCACGCTCCTCGAGTTCGACAACTTCGAGTTCGTGGTCGCGGAGGTCCCGTCGGCCGGACTAGAGGAGTTGCGTCGCGACGACCGCGTAGCGTTCATCGAAGACGACGACGAGACCGGAATCCCCGGGAACTGGTCGCCGTCCCTGCCGGACCTCCTGAATCCCCCTGACGGCTCCGACTGTGCCACCCATCCCGACCAGCGACCGTCGTGGGGGGTAGAACGCATCGGTGCCGACGGCGTCGACCCGAACGGAGCGGGCGTCGACGTGGGGATCCTCGACACGGGGATCCAGTCGGGACACTGCAGTCTGTCGGTCGCCGGCGGGCGGAACTTCACCGGCGACGGGCCGCCCGGGGACTACGAGGATCGCCACGGCCACGGGACACACGTCGCCGGGATCGTCGGCGCGCTGGACAACGACCGCGGCGTCGTCGGCGTCGCCCCCGACGTGAACCTGCACGCGGTGAAGGTCCTCAACGACGACGGTGCCGGCCGCTACAGCCAACTGGTCGCCGGGATCGACTGGTGTCTGTCCAACGACGTCGAGCTGATCTCGATGAGTCTCGGCGGCAAGGCCGAAAACACCTCGCTGGCCCGGGCGATCGACGAAGCACACTCGGCGGGACACCTCCTGCTCTGTGCGGCCGGCAACGAGGGCAACGACGGACCCGACTCCTGTGGCGCGGAGACGATGACCTTCCCGGCGACCCACGAGAACGTCATCGCGGTTACCGCGATGGACGAGGACGACCGGCTGGCATCCTACAGTAGCGTCGGGTCGGCCGTCGACCTGCTGGCACCGGGAACGAACGTCAACTCGACGACCGTCGACAACCGGTACGCGCAGGCAAGCGGGACGAGCATGGCCTGTCCGTTCGTCACCGGCGTCGCGGCGCTCGTCTGGGAAACCCGCGAGGAGGACGGCCCGGGACCGAACGAGCCAGTTCGGAAGATCCTCGGCGAGACGGCCGAGACGGTACTCGGAACCTGCGCGGAAGGCGACGGGCTCGTGAACGCCCGGGCGGCACTCGGTGACGAGCGTGCGACCGAGGGATCGGACTGGAGCAACGGCCCCATCGGCGGCCTCCGTTCGCTACTCGAGCGACTCGTGGATCTGATCGCGGGCTTTTTCGAGTGGCTCCTCGGGCTGTTCGAGTGA
- a CDS encoding MFS transporter: protein MHSSDRDRVVLAALVFAVMFSQLLLYPGVATLVEALGADAATSAFAATPLDASMWFLVAEFAAYVGFVGVWGVASDATGRRVPFIVAGSFAGAVGYASLAAVPAVGSIPFEGILALRVLQGAMTIGAFSLTMTMLMDLEGGHGRNMGAAGIAIGTGAALGAPIGGQLTEVDPLAPLLVAAGLLVCVGALVTRVEDRTPDRGRSARALVDGLRRQPVLSIPYAFGFVDRLTAGFFALVGTLYFQETFGLDAGATGLMLACFFGPFALLQYPMGALSDRIGRTVPIVVGSACYGGGILLVGASPSVATAAIAMIGVGILGALVSPATMALVTDLADESERGVAMAGFNLAGSLGFLGGFLVGGTVASNHGYDLAFLVVGGFEIAIAVVTIPAFLRLSLEPTERFRSGDRGDA from the coding sequence GTGCACTCGAGTGACCGTGATCGGGTCGTGCTGGCAGCCCTCGTCTTCGCAGTGATGTTCTCCCAGCTGCTGCTCTATCCGGGCGTCGCGACGCTCGTCGAGGCGCTGGGGGCCGACGCGGCGACGTCGGCGTTCGCGGCGACGCCACTCGACGCGAGCATGTGGTTCCTCGTGGCCGAGTTCGCCGCCTACGTCGGCTTCGTCGGCGTCTGGGGGGTCGCGAGCGACGCGACCGGGCGACGGGTCCCGTTCATCGTCGCGGGCTCGTTCGCCGGCGCGGTCGGCTACGCGTCCCTCGCCGCGGTGCCGGCGGTCGGTTCGATTCCCTTCGAAGGCATCCTCGCCCTCCGGGTCCTCCAGGGCGCGATGACCATCGGCGCGTTCTCGCTGACGATGACCATGCTGATGGACCTCGAGGGGGGCCACGGCCGGAACATGGGCGCGGCGGGGATCGCCATCGGCACCGGCGCGGCCCTGGGTGCGCCGATCGGCGGCCAGTTGACCGAGGTCGATCCGCTCGCGCCGCTGCTGGTCGCCGCCGGGCTCCTCGTCTGCGTCGGGGCGCTCGTGACCCGCGTCGAGGACCGAACGCCCGACCGTGGGCGGAGCGCTCGCGCCCTCGTCGACGGTCTCCGACGGCAACCGGTCCTGTCGATCCCGTACGCCTTCGGCTTCGTCGACCGGCTCACCGCGGGGTTTTTCGCGCTCGTCGGCACGCTGTACTTCCAGGAGACGTTCGGACTCGACGCCGGGGCGACCGGTCTCATGCTGGCGTGTTTCTTCGGTCCGTTCGCCCTGTTGCAGTACCCCATGGGCGCGCTCTCGGACCGGATCGGACGAACCGTCCCCATCGTCGTCGGCTCGGCCTGCTACGGTGGCGGGATCCTCCTCGTCGGGGCGTCCCCGTCGGTCGCTACCGCCGCCATCGCGATGATCGGCGTCGGGATCCTCGGTGCGCTCGTCTCCCCCGCGACGATGGCGCTGGTTACCGACCTCGCCGACGAGAGCGAACGCGGCGTCGCCATGGCCGGGTTCAACCTCGCCGGAAGCCTCGGCTTCCTCGGTGGCTTCCTCGTCGGCGGCACCGTCGCCAGCAACCACGGCTACGACCTGGCCTTCCTCGTCGTCGGCGGCTTCGAGATCGCGATCGCCGTCGTCACGATCCCGGCGTTTCTCCGGCTCTCGCTCGAGCCGACCGAGCGGTTCCGATCCGGTGACCGGGGCGATGCCTGA
- a CDS encoding pyridoxal-phosphate-dependent aminotransferase family protein, translated as MTEKREYMGDYPDKTLYIPGPTEVREDVIEAMCEPMFGHRMDRMTDLYTTIVEDTKEFLGTDNEVVILTGSGTEFWESSTLNLVDENILVPTCGSFSERHANVAERLGKDVDRLEYDWGQAIKPEDIREELEASDTDYDVVATVMNESSTGVRNPIEEIGDVVAEYPDTYFVVDAVSSLGGDYVDIDEHNIDVIFASTQKAFAMPPGLAVCVVSDEAYERELEKDSASWYGGFQRTIDYYERKGQTHSTPAIPIMLAYRKQMKHMLEEGHDARDERHREMAEYTREWARDHFDMFPEEGYESQTVSCIENTQDIDVAATIEAVSEEYDFVFSNGYGSQLGEQTFRIGHMGEHDLESIKELTDAIEDVAGL; from the coding sequence GTGACCGAAAAACGCGAATACATGGGCGACTACCCCGACAAGACGCTGTATATTCCGGGCCCGACCGAGGTGCGCGAGGACGTCATCGAGGCGATGTGCGAGCCGATGTTCGGCCATCGCATGGACCGGATGACCGATCTCTATACGACCATCGTCGAGGACACCAAGGAGTTCCTCGGCACCGACAACGAGGTCGTTATCCTGACCGGGTCGGGCACGGAGTTCTGGGAGTCTTCGACGCTCAACCTCGTCGACGAGAACATCCTCGTCCCGACCTGTGGTAGCTTCAGCGAGCGCCACGCCAACGTGGCCGAGCGACTGGGCAAAGACGTCGACCGCCTCGAGTACGACTGGGGCCAGGCGATCAAACCCGAGGACATCCGCGAGGAACTCGAGGCAAGCGACACCGACTACGACGTCGTCGCGACCGTCATGAACGAGTCCTCGACGGGCGTGCGCAATCCCATCGAGGAGATCGGCGACGTCGTCGCCGAGTATCCGGACACCTACTTCGTCGTCGACGCCGTCTCCTCGCTGGGCGGGGACTACGTCGACATCGACGAACACAACATCGACGTCATCTTCGCGTCGACCCAGAAGGCGTTCGCGATGCCGCCAGGGCTGGCGGTCTGTGTCGTCAGTGACGAGGCCTACGAGCGCGAACTCGAGAAGGACTCCGCCTCGTGGTACGGCGGCTTCCAGCGGACGATCGACTACTACGAGCGGAAGGGCCAGACCCACTCGACGCCGGCGATCCCGATCATGCTCGCGTACCGCAAGCAGATGAAACACATGCTCGAGGAGGGCCACGACGCCCGGGACGAGCGCCACCGTGAGATGGCCGAGTACACCCGCGAGTGGGCGCGTGACCACTTCGACATGTTCCCGGAAGAGGGGTACGAGTCCCAGACCGTGAGTTGCATCGAGAACACGCAGGACATCGACGTCGCCGCGACGATCGAAGCCGTCTCCGAGGAGTACGACTTCGTCTTCTCGAACGGCTACGGCTCGCAACTCGGCGAGCAGACCTTCCGCATCGGCCACATGGGCGAACACGACCTCGAGTCGATCAAAGAGCTGACCGACGCGATCGAGGACGTCGCCGGGCTGTAG